A window of the Henckelia pumila isolate YLH828 chromosome 3, ASM3356847v2, whole genome shotgun sequence genome harbors these coding sequences:
- the LOC140892166 gene encoding uncharacterized protein isoform X2 — protein MATMIHGHPLCRFPNYPAKSLHVVFPNCNFSSRKAASKLRCMKNDEISEPHQAFSVLRTDIPCDIGSIWSSIGFYVFSIHVPLSFGGLSVATKMLHQPVLDLQTAAFLILVIQILELSIVLLLLRCPGKPQYELLDFFNANKSSHKRNWLLALVLGFGFLFSLVFITSTIAERLMVPKDVNNPFLKQILSSGSSSQAVIISSIIFSAAHFSIENFLQLFIVGLVLGSSYCWTGNLSSSLAIHSLYNALTLSATFMS, from the exons ATGGCTACAATGATTCATGGCCATCCTCTCTGTCGATTTCCCAACTATCCCGCAAAATCTTTACATGTGGTGTTTCCGAACTGCAATTTCTCCAGCAGGAAAGCTGCTTCCAAGCTCCGTTGCATGAAAAATGATGAAATTTCAGAACCCCACCAG GCTTTCTCGGTCCTGAGAACAGATATTCCTTGTGATATTGGAAGTATATGGAGCTCTATTGGTTTTTATGTGTTTAGCATCCATGTTCCTCTGAGTTTTGGTGGTCTCTCTGTTGCTACCAAGATGTTGCATCAGCCTGTTCTTGATTTACAGACTGCG GCATTCTTGATTCTTGTAATTCAAATTTTGGAGCTCAGTATTGTTCTGTTGCTACTGAGATGTCCTGGGAAGCCTCAGTATGAACTTTTAGATTTCTTCAACGCTAACAAGTCTTCTCATAAAAGGAATTGGTTACTGGCATTGGTGCTCGGCTTTGGGTTTCTTTTCTCGTTGGTTTTCATTACCTCAACTATTGCAGAGAGACTGATGGTGCCCAAG GATGTGAACAATCCCTTTCTTAAGCAAATTCTTTCAAGCGGCTCAAGCTCT CAAGCAGTTATAATCAGTTCCATAATCTTCAGTGCAGCTCACTTCTCCATCGAGAATTTCTTGCAACTTTTCATTGTTGGTCTCGTTCTTGGATCCTCTTATTGCTGGACAGGAAATCTTAGCTCCTCTCTTGCTATCCATTCATTGTACAATGCTCTCACGTTGTCTGCGACGTTTATGTCATAG
- the LOC140892166 gene encoding uncharacterized protein isoform X1: MATMIHGHPLCRFPNYPAKSLHVVFPNCNFSSRKAASKLRCMKNDEISEPHQAFSVLRTDIPCDIGSIWSSIGFYVFSIHVPLSFGGLSVATKMLHQPVLDLQTAAFLILVIQILELSIVLLLLRCPGKPQYELLDFFNANKSSHKRNWLLALVLGFGFLFSLVFITSTIAERLMVPKDVNNPFLKQILSSGSSSVILCTLIYCVVTPFLEEVVYRGFLLTSLSSKMKWQQAVIISSIIFSAAHFSIENFLQLFIVGLVLGSSYCWTGNLSSSLAIHSLYNALTLSATFMS; this comes from the exons ATGGCTACAATGATTCATGGCCATCCTCTCTGTCGATTTCCCAACTATCCCGCAAAATCTTTACATGTGGTGTTTCCGAACTGCAATTTCTCCAGCAGGAAAGCTGCTTCCAAGCTCCGTTGCATGAAAAATGATGAAATTTCAGAACCCCACCAG GCTTTCTCGGTCCTGAGAACAGATATTCCTTGTGATATTGGAAGTATATGGAGCTCTATTGGTTTTTATGTGTTTAGCATCCATGTTCCTCTGAGTTTTGGTGGTCTCTCTGTTGCTACCAAGATGTTGCATCAGCCTGTTCTTGATTTACAGACTGCG GCATTCTTGATTCTTGTAATTCAAATTTTGGAGCTCAGTATTGTTCTGTTGCTACTGAGATGTCCTGGGAAGCCTCAGTATGAACTTTTAGATTTCTTCAACGCTAACAAGTCTTCTCATAAAAGGAATTGGTTACTGGCATTGGTGCTCGGCTTTGGGTTTCTTTTCTCGTTGGTTTTCATTACCTCAACTATTGCAGAGAGACTGATGGTGCCCAAG GATGTGAACAATCCCTTTCTTAAGCAAATTCTTTCAAGCGGCTCAAGCTCTGTAATTCTCTGCACTCTTATCTATTGTGTCGTCACTCCATTTCTCGAAGAAGTTGTGTACAGAGGTTTTCTGCTAACATCTCTTTCCTCTAAAATGAAATGGCAGCAAGCAGTTATAATCAGTTCCATAATCTTCAGTGCAGCTCACTTCTCCATCGAGAATTTCTTGCAACTTTTCATTGTTGGTCTCGTTCTTGGATCCTCTTATTGCTGGACAGGAAATCTTAGCTCCTCTCTTGCTATCCATTCATTGTACAATGCTCTCACGTTGTCTGCGACGTTTATGTCATAG
- the LOC140887799 gene encoding switch 2, whose translation MSINAFKEALKPCAANLSSSASSSQISQQSDSTISSRKPPKSSLSRQLLRLRDDAAFFPQTQQKSLKKEVNSSPRSENDDGDGEKHEGYTLRRNPKLESSHQFDTTGPYEPLVLSAPGEIPVVQVPASINSRLLEHQRGGVKFLYKLYSNNHGGVLGDDMGLGKTIQTIAFLAAVCGKDADSSDPTSDKGGCSKKNGPVLIICPSSVIHNWESEFSHWSSFSVSVYHGPNRDLVIDKLEARGVEILISSFDTYRIQGNILSDIQWEIVVVDEAHRLKNEKSKLYTACLKIKTMKRYGLTGTIMQNKLMELFNLFDWVTPGCLGTREHFREFYDEPLKHGQRSSAPQRFVRIADERKQHLVSVLQKYMLRRTKDETIGHLMMGKEDNVVFCAMSEIQKRVYQRTLQLPDIQCLINKDLPCGCGSPLKQAECCKRTVPNGLVWPYLHRDNPDGCDSCPFCLVLPCLVKLQQISNHLELIKPNSKDEQDKQRKDTEFASTVFGTDVNLVGGSAQNDSFMGLSDVKHCGKMRALERLMHSWVSRGDKILLFSYSVRMLDVLEKFIIRKGYTFSRLDGSTPTSLRQSLVDNFNSSPSKQVFLISTRAGGLGLNLVSANRVVIFDPNWNPAQDLQAQDRSFRFGQKRHVTVFRLLAAGSLEELVYLRQIYKQQLSNIAVSGKMEKRYFEGVQGCKEFQGELFGICNLFRDLSNKLFTSDIVELHENQEKVHDSTKLDLTELGISFDRPQKEISDECSTESVGNEPKDKRETTLKPVLEDLGIVYAHRNEDIVNMRSMIREEGKHSVNFMENVKKPSSSPPPAPQEAEVPDALERKESTEIVGTSIERKSDECNMLLAVLMGMKEDELNKLLSCTSHH comes from the exons ATGTCCATTAACGCATTCAAAGAGGCCCTCAAACCTTGCGCAGCCAATTTGTCGTCATCTGCTTCTTCTTCGCAAATTTCTCAGCAGTCTGACTCCACAATTTCATCTAGAAAGCCCCCCAAATCCTCGCTCTCCAGGCAGCTCCTACGCCTTCGGGACGACGCCGCTTTCTTCCCGCAAACCCAGCAGAAAAGTTTGAAAAAAGAGGTCAATTCCAGTCCCAGAAGTGAAAACGATGATGGTGATGGGGAAAAGCACGAGGGTTATACACTGCGACGAAATCCCAAATTGGAGTCTTCCCATCAATTTGATACCACTGGACCCTACGAGCCTCTTGTTCTCTCGGCCCCGGGTGAAATTCCGGTCGTGCAG GTTCCTGCATCTATAAATTCTAGACTTTTGGAACATCAAAGAGGAGGTGTGaagtttttatataaattatatagcAACAACCATGGAGGAGTTCTAGGAGACGACAT GGGACTGGGGAAGACAATTCAAACAATAGCTTTTTTGGCTGCCGTCTGTGGCAAAGATGCAGATTCTTCTGACCCAACATCGGACAAGGGAGGTTGCTCAAAGAAGAATGGCCCCGTACTAATCATTTGCCCCAGTTCTGTTATTCACAACTGGGAAAGTGAATTTTCACATTGGTCCTCATTTAGTGTTTCAGTTTACCATGGACCAAATCGGGATTTAGTAATAGACAAACTAGAAGCACGTGGTGTTGAGATTCTTATAAGTAGCTTTGACACGTATAGAATACAAGGAAACATTTTGTCAGACATCCAGTGGGAGATAGTGGTTGTTGATGAGGCACACAGGCTCAAGAATGAGAAATCAAAACTTTATACTGCATGTTTAAAGATTAAAACCATGAAACGTTATGGTCTTACTGGTACTATAATGCAGAACAAATTAATGGAATTATTCAATCTATTTGACTGGGTAACACCTGGTTGTTTGGGGACACGGGAACATTTTCGGGAATTCTATGATGAACCTCTTAAGCATGGGCAGAGGTCAAGTGCTCCTCAGCGATTTGTCCGAATTGCTGATGAGCGAAAACAGCACCTTGTGTCAGTTTTGCAAAAGTATATGCTAAGAAGAACAAAAGACGAAACAATAGGGCATCTTATGATGGGAAAGGAAGATAATGTCGTATTCTGTGCCATGAGCGAGATACAAAAACGGGTTTATCAGAGGACACTGCAGCTACCTGATATCCAGTGCCTCATCAATAAGGACCTTCCATGTGGCTGTGGGAGCCCTCTTAAGCAAGCTGAATGTTGCAAAAGAACTGTTCCAAATGGTCTAGTGTGGCCTTATCTTCATAGGGACAATCCAGATGGTTGTGATTCTTGTCCCTTTTGCCTTGTTCTCCCTTGCCTTGTGAAGCTGCAGCag ATAAGCAATCACCTGGAGCTCATCAAGCCTAACTCAAAGGATGAACAAGATAAGCAAAGAAAGGATACAGAATTTGCTTCCACTGTGTTTGGTACTGATGTCAATTTAGTGGGAGGTAGTGCCCAAAATGACAGTTTCATGGGGCTGAGTGATGTCAAACATTGTGGAAAAATGAGGGCATTGGAGAGATTGATGCACTCATGGGTTTCTAGGGGCGACAAGATTCTTCTCTTCAGTTATTCAGTAAG GATGCTTGATGTACTTGAAAAGTTCATTATACGCAAAGGCTATACCTTCTCAAGGCTCGATGGTTCAACCCCAACTAGCTTGCGCCAGTCACTTGTGGATAACTTCAATTCAAGTCCAAGCAAACAG GTGTTCCTGATTTCTACTCGGGCTGGTGGTCTTGGGCTTAATCTTGTTAGTGCAAATCGTGTAGTTATATTTGATCCGAACTGGAATCCTGCTCAGGATTTACAAGCTCAAGATCGTTCATTTCGTTTTGGTCAAAAACGACATGTGACAGTTTTCCGTCTTCTGGCAGCCGGTTCTCTTGAAGAACTTGTCTACTTGAGGCAGATATATAAACAACAGTTGTCAAACATTGCTGTTTCCGGGAAAATGGAAAAGCGCTATTTCGAAGGTGTACAG GGCTGCAAGGAGTTTCAAGGAGAACTGTTTGGAATCTGCAATTTGTTCCGTGACCTCTCAAATAAGCTTTTCACAAGCGATATTGTGGAACTTCACGAAAATCAAGAAAAAGTGCACGATAGCACAAAACTTGATTTAACTGAACTTGGGATCTCTTTTGATCGTCCTCAGAAAGAAATATCGGATGAGTGCTCAACAGAATCTGTAGGGAATGAGCCTAAAGATAAGAGAGAGACCACATTGAAGCCAGTGCTCGAAGATCTTG GTATTGTATACGCACATCGGAACGAGGACATCGTCAACATGCGGAGTATGATTCGGGAAGAAGGAAAACATAGCGTAAATTTCATGGAAAATGTGAAGAAGCCTAGTTCCTCACCCCCACCTGCACCCCAAGAAGCAGAAGTACCAGATGCATTGGAACGAAAAGAGAGTACAGAAATCGTCGGCACGTCCATAGAACGAAAAAGTGATGAATGTAACATGCTTCTCGCGGTTTTGATGGGCATGAAGGAAGATGAATTAAACAAGTTACTCTCATGCACTTCTCATCATTGA